The nucleotide sequence AACCCTGTCGGCCATGAAGTTTTTTTACCGACGGACGGCAAGCCGTCAGGGCGAGAAACATGCGGGGCTGCATTATGTCGCCATCACGGACCCTGGGAGCAGCCTTGTCGGTATCGCCATGGCACAGCGATTTCGGCGGATTTTCTACGGCGACCCCGACATCGGTGGACGCTTTTCTGCCCTGTCCGTCTTCGGCCTTGTTCCGGCGGCTCTCGTCGGAGCAGATATCAGCTCACTTCTGGAATGGACCGACGAACGTTTATCCCCTGTCGTCAAACTCGGTGTGGAAGTGGGCGCCATGTTGGGGGTAATGGCCGAATCGGGATGCAACAAGGCGACGTTCGTTCTTTCTCCGGCGTTGTTGCCCTTTGGTGACTGGCTTGAACAGTTGATCGCCGAAAGCACGGGAAAGGAAGGAAAGGGCATTCTGCCCGTTGTCGGAGAACCTCTCGGGGCACCCGGAGATTATGGAAGGGATCGTTTTTTTATCGGACTGAGCCTTCGAGGCGAAGCACCCGCAACCGGTCTCGCCATTTTAAACAACGCGGGACAACCGGTTGTGGAGATGGTGATCGATCACCTCCAGGATCTCGGAGAGTTGATGTACGTCTGGGAAGTGGCGACCGCTGTGGCCGGATACGTACTGCAAGTGAATCCCTTTGACCAGCCCGATGTGGAGACGGCCAAGCGGTTTACCCGGGCAGTCATCGCACAGCTTCAGTCCCCGTCCGTGGAAAAACCGGTGCTAGTCGATGGAGATATTTCCATTTACGGTAAGATCCCATATGCCTCCGATGCCGGGGACGCCCTTATCACTTTTTTACGTTCCGCGGCGGAAGGACATTATATCGCTCTCCAGACCTATTTGCCCCAGGAACCCCATCTGACGGAAATGTTGGATGAACTACGCCTGCTTCTTCGCAACCGGTACCTTGTGGCGACAACTGTTGGTTATGGACCCCGTTTTCTTCATTCGACCGGTCAGCTTCACAAGGGCGATGACGGCAGGGGATTATTTATCCAGTTCACGGGGGACAACCCTGTGGATCTGCCCATCCCCGACTCTATGACAGGTCCGGGGGCCTCCCTGACTTTCGGCATCCTTCAATTGGCCCAGGCTGAAGGGGACGCCCGTGCCCTGGAAAGCCGGGATCGCCGGGTGATCCGTTTCCATTTCTCCCGGGACAGCCGAAAAGGTATCCGGACATTGATCTCTCGTTTGCAAAAGGAACCGATATGACCCATAAACACCGGAGAAACCGGCTCGATCGGGAGAAAAGCCCCTATCTGCTCCAGCACGCGGATAACCCCGTGGACTGGCAGCCCTGGGGGGAGGAGGCGTTTGCTCTGGCTGCGGAAGCGAACAAGCCTGTATTCTTGTCCATTGGCTATTCCACTTGCCACTGGTGTCATGTCATGGCACGTGAGTCCTTCGAGGATGAAGTCGTGGCGGCACTCTTGAACGAAACCTTTGTCTGCGTCAAGGTGGACCGAGAGGAGAGGCCGGACATTGATAAAGTCTATATGGCCGCCTGCCAGATGCTGACGGGACAGGGCGGCTGGCCTCTGACCATCATCATGACACCGGAAAAGGCTCCTTTTTTTGCAGCCACCTATATACCCAAGGAAAGCCGCTCCGACAGTATCGGTTTGATGGATCTTACATCCCGTATTGCCGAATCATGGCGTGGCAATTCCGAACGTTTCCGTCAGTCCGCCGAGGAGATTGTCGCCTCCCTCAATCACGTTTGGCACGCCTCTTCCGATGGGGGGCTGCCCCAGGATGTCCAGAACCAAGCATTGGCCCAACTGGTGGAACAGTTCGATGACCTCTTCGGTGGTTTCGGTACCGCCCCCAAATTCCCCATGCCGCACCAGCTTCTTTTCCTGCTCCGCCACGGCAGCCGGACCGGTGAAGCCAAAGCGATCCGCATGGCGGAAAAAACCTTGCAGGCTATGGCAGCTGGCGGCATCCATGACCAGTTGGGAGGCGGTTTCCATCGTTACAGCACCGATCCCAGATGGCTTGTCCCTCATTTCGAGAAAATGCTCTACGATCAGGCCCTTTTATTCCTGGCTTACACGGAAGCCTTTCAAGTGACCGGGAATGTCTTTTTTCCCGAGGTCGCGGAGAAGATATTTGCCTACGTACTTCGGGATATGACGGATTTGCGGGGTGGTTTTTACTCCGCCGAAGACGCCGACAGCGAAGGCGAGGAGGGCAAATTCTATTTATGGACTCAGCGTGAGTTGGAGGAGCTCCTTTCTCACGAAGACGCCAGGGTTGCCACACACTATTTTGCCGTCGAACCGCAGGGAAATTACACCGACGAGCTGAAGGGTGGGTACACCGGATATAATATCCTGCATCGTCAACAGAATTTGGCGGATCTGGCGGCCAGGCTGAAAATGACGGAGGATGCGCTCCGCCAAAAGGCGGCAGCCATCGCCCAAATACTCTTCAAACACAGGGAGAAAAGGAGCCGTCCCCATCGGGACGACAAAATCCTCACCGATTGGAACGGTCTCATGATCGCCGCCCTGGCACGGGGCAGCCGGGTTTGCCGTAAAAAAGCCTACCTCGATGCGGCGAAGTCAGCAGCGGATTTCATTCTGAACCATCTCAGGGACAGGAACAGACGGCTTCTCCATCGCTGGCGGGATGGTGAGGCGGCCATGCCGGGCAGTCTTGACGATTACGCTTTCTTTATCTGGGGTCTGATCGAACTATATGAAGCGGATTTTGATCCGCGGTGGCTGGACACGGCCCTGGAACTGAATGACGATCTGATTCGGTGTTACTGGGATGAAGAACGCGGAGCCTATTATTTCACCCCCGCCGATGGGGAAAAACTCCTTCTGCGGCAAAAAGAGATTTACGACGGCGCTATCCCGTCCGGTAACGCCGTGGCCTCCCTGAACCTGATCCGCTTGGGAAAAATGACGGGGCGGCACGACCTGGAGGAGCGAGCCAGTCTTTTGCTTCGATCCGTTGCCGGGGCGATTCGTCAGATGCCGGGGGGGTGCGCCCAATTCATGACAGCCATCGATTTTTTGGCCGGGCCATCCTCCAAGGTCGTCATTGTCGGCGTGCCGGGGAGGGAAGACACCCGAATCATGTGTGAAACCTTGAACAGTTATTACTTGCCGAGGTTGGTTGTCCTGTTCCGACCTGCCGGTGCGATGGACCCGCTCCTTGTTGAACTGGCGCCTTATGTGAGGGATATGGCTATGATAGACCGTAAGGCGACGGCTTATGTATGCGTCGATCAGACCTGTTCCACCCCCACTTCAGACCCCATGGAGATGATCCGTCGCCTGAAGGGGCCGCCGGTGAAATGAGTTTTGATGAGAACGTTTGCTTTGAACCGCAAATTCCTCTGATTGTCCGACTGGAAGGAACACCCCTCAGATAGGTTACTTCGGGCTTTCCCCGAGGTCTGCTGGCAGGACAAAACAGAAGAGTCCGTCCGTAGCGCTCGGGGAGATTTTTGTTGGCAGGTTGCTTTGCGGAGGAGGCAATCACGCCGTGCCTCGGCGGATTTCCGTGTTACTCATTGTTGTCGCCCCACGCATCGTAGTGAGGGCCTTCGGCGGCTATAATTCATGGATTCGCGGTGACCGCAATAAAATCAAATAATTGTCCAAGCCGGCTGCGTGGAACTTGTCCCGGATCATCGCCTCAAGGGTACGACTCACGTCGGTGCCGGGGCGGGGGGGGTGGCACCGGAGAACGAACCGATTGCCGTATTTAAGGAAACTCGCGCGAACCATATCCCGGGCCAAGTAAATCACCCCGGGCAGTGAAACCGTCTTTTCCTCCAGAATAACCGTCTGGGCCAGAACAATCGTCTGAAGAAAATCCGGAAGGCCGAACTGTTTGATGATCTTAACCGCCAGATAAGGATGATATGTCTCAGTAAAAGTTTCGTCAATTTCCTCTGATTCGGGTTCGATTGTCTTTTTGTACAGCGCCATCATTTGCCGCCCGATTTCCAGAAACAGTCCCCCCAGTTCCGCTCGCTGGGCGGAAATGCCCCGAAACCCCATTTGCCAAGCCAGTATGCCGGCCATGACAGATGTGGCGAAACTGCGGGCGAAAAGTCGTTCGGCCTCCGGATCCCAGTTCGCGAACAGCTGGAAGCCTATTTGCATGATCATGACTTTCGTCTGCTGTGTGCCTAGGCGGGAGATGACGTCGTAAAAGGTTGACGCCTCGCCGCGCCTCAGGTTTCCCGTATAAACGGAACCGGCAATATCGTGTAGCCTCAACCAGAGAGCTTCGCCGATCTTATCCCGGGCTGCGTTGATGGCCCGGCGGTCAGCCTCCAGGTTGTCCAGAATGATGAAAATGTCAGGATCGAAAAGCTGGTCCTTGACAAGTTCCATCAGTTTGGCATCGATTTCATCGATCAGTTGAAAGGCCCGAGCATCGTCCATAAATTTAATTTTTCTTCATGATCCGTTTTCATGACCAGTACTGGTACACTATTGCATGACCGGTGACATGTGCTTGATTCAGTAAATCAATGAAATGGTTTTCATGTCATACGGCCGGTTCATCACCTGAAAAGGTCCCTGTCTTGCTCCCTCTTATGGGGCCACAGCCAGGACTGTTTCAGGGAGTGGGGATGCAGTTCGATATGATGTCCTTGAAGGTTTCTGGAACCGAAACCACCCGGTTTTTCGTATAGTCGAAGCAAAGCATGCCGGTCTTGGCCCGGACCACCTCTTTGCCCGTCTTGACGTTGGTCATCCGGTAGAAGAGGTCGAACCCATATTTATCGAGATCCGAAACGGTGATTTCAATCAGCAGGACATCCCCGTGGAACGCCTGGGAAAGATAGGTGATCACTGAATCAACCATGATAATCCCGGGACCGCCGATATCGGATTCCTTGAATCCGTACCGCTTGAAAAACTGAAGACGCGCCTCGTGTAGAAGTGCAAGAACCGCATCATTCCCGAGATGGTTTCCGTAGTTAATATCGCTGATCCGAACGGAAATTTCCGTAGCGAACATGAATTTTTCCGGTACCTCCAGTTCAATACGCGCCATGGTCTATGGATCCTCTTTGGGAGATAGTTTGTCTCGCGTCCACTGTCGGTGTTCATCCTTGAGGTGTTCGAACAGACGGTTCAGCGGCCATTGAATATTCTGGGCGGTCAGACCGCAGAAGATGGGCCTTTCGATCTCCGGCGACGGAAAACCATTCAGGGCCGCATCAATCTGTTCCTTGTTAAAAGCGAGAAACATGATCATCTTGTCCGTCCTGTCCTCGTAAAAATCATCGGGACCGCTGTCAAGAATATCGGCGATCGTTCGATTGCTCTTACCCGAGGCACTGATGACGAAGATGGAATCCTTTAATACACGGTCAAGCGTTTTTCCGATCTGAAGCGCGTTCTCCCGATTGTACCCGTAAATCAGGATGCCGATAGGACCTTTCATGCGGACCTCTTCTTTCTCCCGGAGAATTCTCGAGCAAGTAAAATGCCGGTTAATCGCATATAAAAGGGGTTTGAAAAAATAGCAGGTATAGTTTATGAGCTTTCATGGGAAATGGCAACCCAATTCGCAGGAAGGGACAATGCCAAAAACACTCAAGGATTTGTTATTATCCCCATTTGGCAGAGAGGAGAAGCGATCAATCGAGGCATTCACCGCATCCACGCCACGGTCAAGGCAGGTCGCTCCATCATCTGAAATCATCGTTGCGGGTCGTTATTCCAAGGGCCATATCTTATCCGCAATTGACGAGAAAAACATGATCCGGACCGTCGTAGGCTGTTATTTCATTTATGTTCTTATTAACAATTGACGGCGCCGTGCATTTCTCTCTTCCGCATGTCTTATGGGGACGGGGGAATATCCATGGCTATCCTTTCAAGGCGATCCGGGGTGCCTATGCTGGAGGATCTGGAAATGATGCGGCGTATCGGAATAGGGGAGGGGCAAATTTTACGACGGTACGGACCCGTTTTCATGTCCCTGCGACACCACGGGGAAAATCCTTTCCATACCATGTTACAGGAAAGAAGGATTCCTTCAACTCCGGGTTTCAGGGAGCAAAACACAATGTCCGTTCCAGATTTGCATGTAATCAATCTCCCGAACATCTCCGGTAATCCGGCAGGTTCATACGGAGAGGAGTCGATTCCATGAAGGGCACTCTTGTGAATTGCGGCACCATTCTGATCGGCAGCGTTTTGGGAATTGCCTTGGGGCAATATGTTCCCGAACGGTTTCGTACGATCATGACGCAGGCTTTGGGATTGGCTACGATTCTCATCGGGGTTCGCATGGCTGTTGCCGGCAGCGAGGTCCTGCTGACAGTCGGATGCCTTTTGTGCGGTGGTGTCCTCGGCGAATGGATCAATGTCGAAAAATGGATTGAAAAGGGCGCTGAAAGGCTGAAAAAAAACTTTGCGTCCGACTCTACAACCTTTGTTCATGGTTTTGTCACGACATCGATTCTTTATCTGACAGGCCCTATGACCATTGTCGGGTCCATTCAGGACGGTATTTCCGGCGACACGTCGACCCTTTTTCTGAAAGCGATTCTGGATGGTATTGCTTCGATCGCTTTCGCTTCTATCTACGGCATTGGCGTTGCCTTTTCGGCCCTTTCCGTACTTATCGTGCAGGGGGCGATCACAATATCCGCCTCGTATCTTATTTTTTTGAAAGATCCTGCCGTGTTGCATCCCGTAATATCCACCGGAGGAATCATGATTATCGGGATCGGGTTGAATCTGATGAATGTCACCCGTATCAGGGTGGGAAACTTTTTGCCGGCTCTTCTTCTGGTTCTCGTATGGGTTAGCTTTGCCCGATAACCATTCGAGAATTTCTCTTCACCCAATCGGGTGATGCCGTGTTGCAAAGGCAAAGTGCATAAGGTATCCGTTAGACTGGAAGGGTTGATCACTGCTCTGGTTTACAGATTATACTTGGCAGACAAGATTACCCAACTCTACGGAAAAGGTGTCGTAATTTACCGAGTAGTCAACGGGACATTCGATAACAGCAGGGTTGTCGGACGCGAAGAAGTCGGACAGGACCGCAGCCAGATCATCGCCTCTTTTGATTCGGTATCCCGTAATGCCGAAACTTTCCGCGTATCGCACAAAGTCGGGGTTGCCGTAATCCGTCACAAAGGGGGGAAAGCCTTTTTGTCTTTGTTTCCACTTAATGAAGCCGAAGGCGTTATCGTTCAGGATAAGTATCACCAGGGGGAGATCGCAGCGACGGAGTGTTTCCAGTTCCTGCGAGTTTATCATGAAGCCGCCGTCACCGCAGACGGCAAGGACTTTCTTCTCCGGTGCCAGCATTTTCGCTGCCAAGGCGGTCGGCAATCCTGCGCCCATGGTCGCTAGGGCGTTATCCAGCAGAAGCGTATTCGATTCGTAGGTAGGATAAAGACGACTGAACCAAAGTTTATAAATGCCGTTGTCGAGAGCCAGGATATCTCCTCTTCCCAGCGTTTCCCTTACTTTGCGGACGATGGTTTGAGGGGGCGGTGGCCAGGTGTTTAGGATGTCGGCATCTATTTTAGACTGAATGATTGCCCGCGTTTTAGCGAAAACGGGAAAGCTTCTTTTTTCAGGCAGCCTTTTCCCCAGCTCGCGAATGGTAGTGGCAATGTCTCCGATGATCTCGAGGTTTGGGTTCAAGTTGGGATCCGTGTCAGAGGGGGCAAAGCCGATATGGATGATCGTCCTGTTCACTGAATCGTTCCAGATCGAGGGCGGGTATTCAACGGGGTGATACCCGATGGTGATGACGAGATCGGCCCGGTCCATGCCGCAGTGAACATAATCACGCAGATGGATGCCCGTGGCGAAGAGGCTGGTTGAACAATCATCGGGGATGATACCTTTCCCCATCTGGGTATGGACGACATAGATGCCCGTTTGCTGGATGAAATCGAACAAAGCCCGGGATATAAGGGGACGGTTTGCCCCGCCTGCAATGAAGATAAGCGGCGTTGAGGCCTGTCGAATCATTTTGGCGGCCCGGTCCAGGATGGTCTGGTCCGGCGCGGGGTTGTATAATTCCTGGCGTTTCTGAATGGCGGCATCTGTTCTTTCCCCGGCGAGATCTTCCGGAAATTCGATATGGACTGCGCCCGGTCGTTCTTGTTCCGCCGTTTTGAAGGCGCTTCTGATGATGGTCGGAATCATGTCGGCATCCATAATAGAGACGGCCATCTTGGTAATCGGTTTCATCATGGAAACAATATCCACCAGTTGAAACTTGCCTTGGCGGTTATGGCGCAGTGCCTTCTGCCCTGAAATGGAAATGATCGGTGCCCCGATCAACTGACCGTGGGCGATTCCAGTAACCAGGTTGGTCGCACCCGGTCCGAGGGTGGACAGGCATACGCCCGCCCGCCC is from Deltaproteobacteria bacterium and encodes:
- a CDS encoding glucose-6-phosphate isomerase, which translates into the protein MAVKLVHVALGHAVSSWKNTLAEIRERRVVERMWEGDHTVWKTSPEEIVNRLGWLRSGGVFKDHFPQVEAFVSRVLADGYRQVLLLGMGGSSLAPEIFRKILGSRAGYLDLSVCDTTAPATIAALGAWTETKKTLFVVSTKSGGTVETLSAMKFFYRRTASRQGEKHAGLHYVAITDPGSSLVGIAMAQRFRRIFYGDPDIGGRFSALSVFGLVPAALVGADISSLLEWTDERLSPVVKLGVEVGAMLGVMAESGCNKATFVLSPALLPFGDWLEQLIAESTGKEGKGILPVVGEPLGAPGDYGRDRFFIGLSLRGEAPATGLAILNNAGQPVVEMVIDHLQDLGELMYVWEVATAVAGYVLQVNPFDQPDVETAKRFTRAVIAQLQSPSVEKPVLVDGDISIYGKIPYASDAGDALITFLRSAAEGHYIALQTYLPQEPHLTEMLDELRLLLRNRYLVATTVGYGPRFLHSTGQLHKGDDGRGLFIQFTGDNPVDLPIPDSMTGPGASLTFGILQLAQAEGDARALESRDRRVIRFHFSRDSRKGIRTLISRLQKEPI
- a CDS encoding thioredoxin domain-containing protein, whose protein sequence is MTHKHRRNRLDREKSPYLLQHADNPVDWQPWGEEAFALAAEANKPVFLSIGYSTCHWCHVMARESFEDEVVAALLNETFVCVKVDREERPDIDKVYMAACQMLTGQGGWPLTIIMTPEKAPFFAATYIPKESRSDSIGLMDLTSRIAESWRGNSERFRQSAEEIVASLNHVWHASSDGGLPQDVQNQALAQLVEQFDDLFGGFGTAPKFPMPHQLLFLLRHGSRTGEAKAIRMAEKTLQAMAAGGIHDQLGGGFHRYSTDPRWLVPHFEKMLYDQALLFLAYTEAFQVTGNVFFPEVAEKIFAYVLRDMTDLRGGFYSAEDADSEGEEGKFYLWTQRELEELLSHEDARVATHYFAVEPQGNYTDELKGGYTGYNILHRQQNLADLAARLKMTEDALRQKAAAIAQILFKHREKRSRPHRDDKILTDWNGLMIAALARGSRVCRKKAYLDAAKSAADFILNHLRDRNRRLLHRWRDGEAAMPGSLDDYAFFIWGLIELYEADFDPRWLDTALELNDDLIRCYWDEERGAYYFTPADGEKLLLRQKEIYDGAIPSGNAVASLNLIRLGKMTGRHDLEERASLLLRSVAGAIRQMPGGCAQFMTAIDFLAGPSSKVVIVGVPGREDTRIMCETLNSYYLPRLVVLFRPAGAMDPLLVELAPYVRDMAMIDRKATAYVCVDQTCSTPTSDPMEMIRRLKGPPVK
- a CDS encoding HDOD domain-containing protein, with protein sequence MDDARAFQLIDEIDAKLMELVKDQLFDPDIFIILDNLEADRRAINAARDKIGEALWLRLHDIAGSVYTGNLRRGEASTFYDVISRLGTQQTKVMIMQIGFQLFANWDPEAERLFARSFATSVMAGILAWQMGFRGISAQRAELGGLFLEIGRQMMALYKKTIEPESEEIDETFTETYHPYLAVKIIKQFGLPDFLQTIVLAQTVILEEKTVSLPGVIYLARDMVRASFLKYGNRFVLRCHPPRPGTDVSRTLEAMIRDKFHAAGLDNYLILLRSPRIHEL
- a CDS encoding thioesterase; this translates as MARIELEVPEKFMFATEISVRISDINYGNHLGNDAVLALLHEARLQFFKRYGFKESDIGGPGIIMVDSVITYLSQAFHGDVLLIEITVSDLDKYGFDLFYRMTNVKTGKEVVRAKTGMLCFDYTKNRVVSVPETFKDIISNCIPTP
- a CDS encoding DUF3783 domain-containing protein is translated as MKGPIGILIYGYNRENALQIGKTLDRVLKDSIFVISASGKSNRTIADILDSGPDDFYEDRTDKMIMFLAFNKEQIDAALNGFPSPEIERPIFCGLTAQNIQWPLNRLFEHLKDEHRQWTRDKLSPKEDP
- a CDS encoding DUF554 domain-containing protein, which encodes MKGTLVNCGTILIGSVLGIALGQYVPERFRTIMTQALGLATILIGVRMAVAGSEVLLTVGCLLCGGVLGEWINVEKWIEKGAERLKKNFASDSTTFVHGFVTTSILYLTGPMTIVGSIQDGISGDTSTLFLKAILDGIASIAFASIYGIGVAFSALSVLIVQGAITISASYLIFLKDPAVLHPVISTGGIMIIGIGLNLMNVTRIRVGNFLPALLLVLVWVSFAR
- a CDS encoding acetolactate synthase large subunit, which codes for MKASDLFVRQLEEEGVLYIFGLPGEENLDLIESIRNSSIKFIVTRHEQAAAFMAAAHGRLTGRAGVCLSTLGPGATNLVTGIAHGQLIGAPIISISGQKALRHNRQGKFQLVDIVSMMKPITKMAVSIMDADMIPTIIRSAFKTAEQERPGAVHIEFPEDLAGERTDAAIQKRQELYNPAPDQTILDRAAKMIRQASTPLIFIAGGANRPLISRALFDFIQQTGIYVVHTQMGKGIIPDDCSTSLFATGIHLRDYVHCGMDRADLVITIGYHPVEYPPSIWNDSVNRTIIHIGFAPSDTDPNLNPNLEIIGDIATTIRELGKRLPEKRSFPVFAKTRAIIQSKIDADILNTWPPPPQTIVRKVRETLGRGDILALDNGIYKLWFSRLYPTYESNTLLLDNALATMGAGLPTALAAKMLAPEKKVLAVCGDGGFMINSQELETLRRCDLPLVILILNDNAFGFIKWKQRQKGFPPFVTDYGNPDFVRYAESFGITGYRIKRGDDLAAVLSDFFASDNPAVIECPVDYSVNYDTFSVELGNLVCQV